Proteins from a single region of Procambarus clarkii isolate CNS0578487 chromosome 62, FALCON_Pclarkii_2.0, whole genome shotgun sequence:
- the LOC123766434 gene encoding serine-rich adhesin for platelets isoform X1, whose amino-acid sequence MMDNLNVMPGTSKGGGPSAISVVVTSASESPTSSDTTRRRISPIKLVGVGGLERQNYCCGHWFPSSKSYHRHLAEKALVDLTHEMRLIELGMLRCAHCSMWVHVDSMSGHLRKSHGIIKVNKNPKFVPNSAVSEVTGISRDSLKTGANFVIKVSGQSTVKSSNGDISCSNASTVANSSTVRLVTTSSGSLYHKVHQLQHGSVGNVIVQKSTNQLPVICRGPRIVMKSVGRSVIPLSNSSNMLSLPDSSQTVTTTPTTARNVNGITTVKISGGSILSSTTNNPFQASVVKPQEKLPNVNGQNFKLIKKIANIKSKCKTIVSQNAVANPSVEIPVCTKTKEKGKATSSGESLALKPSQVKKSRKQVLKPNLPDISYVAETSSLSANGKTKKRGRKSSAESEIVYPEKANSSSPTINHKGCRRKSKEMPDSENYTPKTLRHTPKGAKGGYKKKKKGPGRPRKTNLNETPDLSELDTLFDEVNKEDLENEPVAMTKKEDENVPTVELDLFTLPSLNEQVSVLLTEPQNPNFKVYASMDAIFVGDSALGDVTNQIGYITDANNVVYVNPGHFLFPNVEDLENFVPSPILTMKGGKIGITPVRQIWKLNSNKASSPVVLRDIKFTNSNNSKESVSSDVSSVKVNADNKDSQTTTASAKQKVNEKQLKKTSVMTNQAENILNVKPLRIVQPDVGQDIGDMKTNNIMDAREAETLVFSREQNISKPASASPKVHITRRQRNSQSSDEKEDNKLNFNESIPDKSSKDDVSLTDKNLVGQNEDEVNTKKSDIQSNIIDIQDFDLESWKSPERIRETPILASDIKVLKTPALSDMEGSTTKEERVSDSLTPPKLNSGTSLDSQESTCISPFKSSNIIITQEEMTGDSGLPLKSNSQPINSPCKSLSTDVLITNKEDNKTEDALRPSPPPETNKASREKNTSLFRRRRRRSRTKSADTVNQSSLATRCDVKSGCSDDNFRQQSRRRKSRQLSESSVNHKEIRLNEGDRLTVSDMTFRLRMEHLPSRLSQLSGNKEVDVKDNLIEPECCSSVDQMSYPLTPRNAKTSHSRAEFSAVESNSLEKEIKCSLKGKDTREINVSLHDEAKNKTGVRLGRQRRRRSSKLVETLGIEPLKADTSTGVIEGAAVIEDNKTSVKERLSGIETIVETRSVRERRPSSKLLESMEVISKSPKRTYSPHCTEQEFCTDLVDQSLIQRQMPVDTTEKLCITRIDTLLNKKEEEKSQCKENLKAKSPTVEQLSPASPLKESDLSPSREWHGRGAKLKAQVLIQDQQAGVTDSQIIPPIPDVVTHSTDTSVTCSSPEPLSPKTVTSTDSETQVTPSIPLPRSPTITSSPTVLLSPTVPLSPTVPLSPTIPRSPTVPRSPTVPRSPTVPRSPTVISSPTITSSPTITTSPTLTSSPIITPTSPIAPMSPKSPKSPKSPKSPKSPKSPKSPKLPKSPKTPKSPRTLQDREWQARGAKLKAQIKISDQQNNAVECTEEAFSCNSSSIALPPNKKIKFDSSPGTNRDIRSFFSVQKSPVHKSDENKCKLSSPVHCSTPIIPVCNKKKVNRSPNVHNDIRSFFSSASVKRKSSSPQMSTTKVLKTEETSMISSHKKSPKMQDLCAVQLLHKECELTENRTPNMSVSSLPVASCNFEGFDRCSRQSGLRAKSLMRLVSLLSMKRWYHMGKFPFPIDQLCDWDDEMLSYLIFDSN is encoded by the coding sequence GTAATGCCAGGTACTTCAAAAGGAGGTGGACCATCTGCAATAAGTGTGGTTGTTACATCTGCTTCTGAATCTCCTACCAGCTCTGATACTACCAGACGTCGTATCTCTCCAATCAAACTAGTGGGTGTAGGAGGATTAGAGCGTCAGAATTACTGTTGTGGCCACTGGTTTCCTTCATCAAAGAGCTATCACCGTCATTTAGCTGAAAAAGCCCTTGTGGATCTTACACATGAAATGAGACTGATAGAGTTGGGAATGTTGAGGTGTGCACATTGCTCAATGTGGGTGCACGTAGACAGTATGAGTGGCCATTTAAGAAAAAGTCATGGCATTATTAAAGTAAATAAGAATCCAAAGTTTGTACCAAATAGTGCAGTAAGTGAAGTTACTGGGATAAGTCGAGACTCGCTAAAAACAGGAGCAAATTTTGTAATAAAGGTCAGTGGACAGTCTACTGTCAAGTCTTCTAATGGAGATATTTCCTGTTCTAATGCAAGTACTGTGGCAAACTCGAGTACAGTCAGATTGGTTACAACATCCAGTGGTAGCCTTTACCACAAAGTACACCAATTACAACATGGTAGTGTTGGTAATGTTATAGTGCAGAAGTCAACAAATCAATTACCTGTGATCTGCAGAGGGCCACGAATAGTTATGAAGTCTGTTGGAAGAAGCGTTATTCCATTAAGCAATTCCAGCAATATGCTGTCACTTCCTGACAGTTCCCAGACagtaacaacaacaccaacaacagcgaGAAATGTTAATGGCATAACCACAGTCAAAATCAGTGGAGGAAGTATACTctccagtaccacaaacaacccATTCCAAGCCAGTGTTGTTAAACCCCAAGAAAAGCTACCAAATGTAAATGGACAAAATTTTAAACTAATTAAAAAGATTGCTAATATAAAGTCAAAATGCAAGACAATTGTTTCCCAAAATGCAGTTGCCAACCCCAGTGTGGAAATACCAGTATGTACAAAAACCAAAGAGAAAGGAAAGGCTACATCAAGTGGAGAATCTCTGGCATTAAAGCCTTCACAGGTTAAGAAGAGTCGTAAACAAGTGCTAAAGCCCAATTTACCCGATATAAGCTATGTCGCAGAAACGTCATCTTTGTCTGCAAATGGAAAGACGAAGAAACGGGGAAGAAAGAGTTCGGCTGAATCAGAAATCGTTTATCCTGAAAAAGCAAATAGTAGTAGTCCCACTATAAATCACAAAGGATGCAGGAGAAAAAGCAAGGAAATGCCTGATTCAGAAAATTATACTCCTAAAACCTTGAGGCACACACCTAAAGGTGCTAAAGGAGGGTACAAGAAGAAAAAGAAGGGACCAGGCCGACCTAGAAAAACAAACTTGAATGAAACTCCAGATCTTTCTGAATTAGATACGCTTTTTGACGAGGTTAATAAAGAAGACCTCGAAAATGAACCAGTTGCAATGACCAAGAAAGAGGATGAAAATGTGCCTACTGTTGAACTTGATCTTTTTACTTTACCTTCTCTCAATGAACAAGTATCTGTGCTACTTACTGAGCCCCAAAACCCAAACTTTAAAGTGTATGCTAGTATGGATGCTATCTTTGTTGGGGATTCTGCATTAGGAGATGTTACCAACCAAATAGGATACATTACAGATGCAAATAATGTTGTTTATGTTAATCCTGGCCACTTTCTCTTTCCCAATGTTGAAGACCTGGAAAACTTTGTGCCTAGTCCCATACTGACAATGAAGGGAGGGAAGATTGGCATCACTCCTGTAAGACAGATATGGAAACTTAATTCAAATAAAGCGAGTTCACCAGTTGTTCTTAGAGATATTAAATTTACAAATTcaaacaatagtaaagaatccgtTAGTTCTGATGTTAGTTCTGTGAAGGTGAATGCAGATAACAAAGATTCTCAAACTACTACTGCTTCTGCAAAACAGAAAGTTAATGAGAAGCAGTTGAAAAAGACTTCTGTTATGACCAATCAAGCTGAAAATATTTTGAATGTGAAACCACTCAGAATAGTTCAACCTGATGTTGGTCAAGATATTGGGGATATGAAAACAAACAACATAATGGATGCTAGGGAAGCTGAAACATTAGTCTTTTCTAGAGAACAAAATATATCAAAACCTGCATCTGCAAGTCCAAAAGTGCATATCACAAGAAGGCAGAGAAACTCTCAATCAAGTGATGAAAAAGAGGACAACAAACTGAATTTTAATGAAAGCATTCCTGATAAGTCATCAAAAGATGATGTTTCTTTGACTGATAAAAATTTAGTTGGACAGAACGAAGATGAAGTAAATACTAAAAAATCTGATATACAAAGTAATATAATTGATATTCAAGATTTTGATTTAGAAAGCTGGAAATCTCCAGAAAGAATACGGGAAACACCAATCCTTGCATCAGACATAAAAGTTTTGAAGACCCCTGCATTGTCAGACATGGAAGGGTCTACTACCAAGGAAGAGAGAGTTTCAGATTCTTTGACTCCCCCTAAACTTAATTCTGGAACCAGTTTAGATTCTCAAGAATCTACATGCATATCTCCGTTCAAGTCAAGTAACATAATTATTACTCAAGAAGAAATGACAGGTGATTCTGGATTACCCTTGAAATCAAATTCCCAACCAATAAATTCACCATGTAAGAGTTTAAGTACAGATGTTCTTATAACTAATAAGGAAGACAATAAAACTGAAGATGCATTAAGACCTTCACCTCCGCCCGAGACCAACAAAGCCAGCCGTGAAAAGAACACAAGTTtgtttaggaggaggaggaggagatcaaGGACAAAATCAGCAGACACTGTAAATCAATCATCTTTGGCTACTCGGTGTGATGTGAAATCTGGTTGCAGTGATGACAACTTTCGACAGCAATCAAGAAGAAGAAAAAGTAGACAGCTAAGTGAGAGTTCGGTTAATCATAAAGAAATTAGACTTAATGAAGGGGATAGGCTAACAGTTTCTGATATGACATTTAGGTTGAGGATGGAACATTTACCATCGAGACTGTCTCAACTGAGTGGAAATAAAGAAGTTGATGTGAAAGATAATTTAATCGAACCTGAATGTTGTAGTTCAGTTGACCAAATGTCCTATCCTTTAACACctagaaatgcaaaaacgtctcaTTCCAGAGCAGAGTTTAGTGCAGTTGAAAGTAATTCGTTAGAAAAAGAAATTAAATGTTCATTAAAAGGAAAAGATACCAGGGAAATAAATGTCAGTTTGCATGATGAAGCTAAAAACAAAACTGGAGTGAGACTAGGgcgacagaggaggaggagaagcagtAAGTTGGTAGAAACTTTAGGAATTGAGCCACTAAAAGCAGACACTAGTACTGGAGTAATAGAAGGAGCAGCAGTTATAGAAGACAacaagacaagtgttaaagagagATTATCTGGAATAGAGACTATTGTTGAGACTAGATCAGTGAGAGAGAGGCGACCAAGTTCTAAATTACTAGAGAGTATGGAAGTGATCAGTAAAAGTCCAAAGAGAACTTATTCGCCTCACTGTACTGAACAAGAGTTTTGCACAGACCTTGTTGATCAGTCATTGATCCAAAGACAAATGCCTGTTGATACTACCGAGAAGCTTTGTATAACTCGGATTGACACGTTGTTAAATAAAAAAGAGGAGGAAAAATCTCAATGTAAAGAAAATTTGAAAGCAAAAAGTCCCACAGTTGAACAATTATCACCAGCGTCACCCTTAAAAGAAAGTGATTTGTCTCCGTCTCGTGAATGGCATGGGCGTGGTGCAAAACTAAAGGCACAGGTGCTCATTCAGGACCAACAAGCTGGAGTAACAGATTCACAGATAATTCCACCTATTCCTGATGTGGTGACACATTCCACAGATACATCTGTTACATGTAGTAGTCCTGAGCCTCTTAGTCCAAAAACTGTAACATCTACAGACAGTGAAACACAGGTAACTCCCTCCATTCCACTGCCCAGATCTCCAACCATTACTAGTTCTCCAACCGTTCTTCTTTCTCCAACCGTTCCTCTTTCTCCAACCGTTCCCCTTTCTCCGACCATTCCTCGTTCTCCGACCGTTCCTCGTTCTCCAACCGTTCCTCGTTCTCCAACCGTTCCTCGTTCTCCAACCGTTATTAGTTCTCCAACCATTACTAGTTCTCCAACTATTACTACTTCTCCAACCCTTACTAGTTCTCCAATCATTACTCCAACCAGTCCCATAGCTCCCATGTCACCCAAGTCACCCAAGTCACCCAAATCACCCAAATCACCCAAATCACCCAAATCACCCAAGTCACCCAAGTTACCCAAGTCACCTAAGACACCCAAGTCACCAAGAACTTTACAAGATAGAGAATGGCAGGCAAGAGGAGCCAAACTAAAAGCCCAGATTAAGATAAGTGATCAACAGAATAATGCAGTGGAGTGTACTGAAGAAGCATTTTCATGTAACTCTTCCAGCATAGCATTACCACCCAACAAAAAAATTAAGTTTGATAGCTCACCAGGGACAAACAGAGATATTCGTTCGTTCTTTTCTGTTCAGAAGTCTCCGGTTCATAAAAGTGATGAAAACAAATGTAAATTAAGCAGTCCTGTACACTGTAGTACTCCAATAATACCAGTCTGCAACAAGAAAAAAGTCAACAGATCTCCAAATGTGCATAATGACATAAGATCATTTTTCTCGAGTGCAAGTGTAAAAAGAAAATCATCTTCGCCACAGATGTCAACTACCAAAGTATTAAAAACAGAAGAAACCTCCATGATCAGTTCTCATAAGAAATCGCCCAAAATGCAAGATTTATGTGCTGTCCAACTCCTTCATAAAGAATGTGAACTTACAGAAAATAGAACACCTAATATGTCTGTCTCTTCTCTTCCTGTTGCTTCTTGTAACTTTGAAGGTTTTGACAGGTGCTCCCGTCAGTCGGGACTCCGAGCCAAGTCTCtgatgaggctagtgtctttgttaaGCATGAAAAGGTGGTACCACATGGGGAAATTTCCTTTTCCCATAGACCAGCTTTGTGATTGGGATGATGAAATGTTAAGTTACCTGATCTTTGATTCAAATTAA
- the LOC123766434 gene encoding serine-rich adhesin for platelets isoform X2, translating to MPGTSKGGGPSAISVVVTSASESPTSSDTTRRRISPIKLVGVGGLERQNYCCGHWFPSSKSYHRHLAEKALVDLTHEMRLIELGMLRCAHCSMWVHVDSMSGHLRKSHGIIKVNKNPKFVPNSAVSEVTGISRDSLKTGANFVIKVSGQSTVKSSNGDISCSNASTVANSSTVRLVTTSSGSLYHKVHQLQHGSVGNVIVQKSTNQLPVICRGPRIVMKSVGRSVIPLSNSSNMLSLPDSSQTVTTTPTTARNVNGITTVKISGGSILSSTTNNPFQASVVKPQEKLPNVNGQNFKLIKKIANIKSKCKTIVSQNAVANPSVEIPVCTKTKEKGKATSSGESLALKPSQVKKSRKQVLKPNLPDISYVAETSSLSANGKTKKRGRKSSAESEIVYPEKANSSSPTINHKGCRRKSKEMPDSENYTPKTLRHTPKGAKGGYKKKKKGPGRPRKTNLNETPDLSELDTLFDEVNKEDLENEPVAMTKKEDENVPTVELDLFTLPSLNEQVSVLLTEPQNPNFKVYASMDAIFVGDSALGDVTNQIGYITDANNVVYVNPGHFLFPNVEDLENFVPSPILTMKGGKIGITPVRQIWKLNSNKASSPVVLRDIKFTNSNNSKESVSSDVSSVKVNADNKDSQTTTASAKQKVNEKQLKKTSVMTNQAENILNVKPLRIVQPDVGQDIGDMKTNNIMDAREAETLVFSREQNISKPASASPKVHITRRQRNSQSSDEKEDNKLNFNESIPDKSSKDDVSLTDKNLVGQNEDEVNTKKSDIQSNIIDIQDFDLESWKSPERIRETPILASDIKVLKTPALSDMEGSTTKEERVSDSLTPPKLNSGTSLDSQESTCISPFKSSNIIITQEEMTGDSGLPLKSNSQPINSPCKSLSTDVLITNKEDNKTEDALRPSPPPETNKASREKNTSLFRRRRRRSRTKSADTVNQSSLATRCDVKSGCSDDNFRQQSRRRKSRQLSESSVNHKEIRLNEGDRLTVSDMTFRLRMEHLPSRLSQLSGNKEVDVKDNLIEPECCSSVDQMSYPLTPRNAKTSHSRAEFSAVESNSLEKEIKCSLKGKDTREINVSLHDEAKNKTGVRLGRQRRRRSSKLVETLGIEPLKADTSTGVIEGAAVIEDNKTSVKERLSGIETIVETRSVRERRPSSKLLESMEVISKSPKRTYSPHCTEQEFCTDLVDQSLIQRQMPVDTTEKLCITRIDTLLNKKEEEKSQCKENLKAKSPTVEQLSPASPLKESDLSPSREWHGRGAKLKAQVLIQDQQAGVTDSQIIPPIPDVVTHSTDTSVTCSSPEPLSPKTVTSTDSETQVTPSIPLPRSPTITSSPTVLLSPTVPLSPTVPLSPTIPRSPTVPRSPTVPRSPTVPRSPTVISSPTITSSPTITTSPTLTSSPIITPTSPIAPMSPKSPKSPKSPKSPKSPKSPKSPKLPKSPKTPKSPRTLQDREWQARGAKLKAQIKISDQQNNAVECTEEAFSCNSSSIALPPNKKIKFDSSPGTNRDIRSFFSVQKSPVHKSDENKCKLSSPVHCSTPIIPVCNKKKVNRSPNVHNDIRSFFSSASVKRKSSSPQMSTTKVLKTEETSMISSHKKSPKMQDLCAVQLLHKECELTENRTPNMSVSSLPVASCNFEGFDRCSRQSGLRAKSLMRLVSLLSMKRWYHMGKFPFPIDQLCDWDDEMLSYLIFDSN from the coding sequence ATGCCAGGTACTTCAAAAGGAGGTGGACCATCTGCAATAAGTGTGGTTGTTACATCTGCTTCTGAATCTCCTACCAGCTCTGATACTACCAGACGTCGTATCTCTCCAATCAAACTAGTGGGTGTAGGAGGATTAGAGCGTCAGAATTACTGTTGTGGCCACTGGTTTCCTTCATCAAAGAGCTATCACCGTCATTTAGCTGAAAAAGCCCTTGTGGATCTTACACATGAAATGAGACTGATAGAGTTGGGAATGTTGAGGTGTGCACATTGCTCAATGTGGGTGCACGTAGACAGTATGAGTGGCCATTTAAGAAAAAGTCATGGCATTATTAAAGTAAATAAGAATCCAAAGTTTGTACCAAATAGTGCAGTAAGTGAAGTTACTGGGATAAGTCGAGACTCGCTAAAAACAGGAGCAAATTTTGTAATAAAGGTCAGTGGACAGTCTACTGTCAAGTCTTCTAATGGAGATATTTCCTGTTCTAATGCAAGTACTGTGGCAAACTCGAGTACAGTCAGATTGGTTACAACATCCAGTGGTAGCCTTTACCACAAAGTACACCAATTACAACATGGTAGTGTTGGTAATGTTATAGTGCAGAAGTCAACAAATCAATTACCTGTGATCTGCAGAGGGCCACGAATAGTTATGAAGTCTGTTGGAAGAAGCGTTATTCCATTAAGCAATTCCAGCAATATGCTGTCACTTCCTGACAGTTCCCAGACagtaacaacaacaccaacaacagcgaGAAATGTTAATGGCATAACCACAGTCAAAATCAGTGGAGGAAGTATACTctccagtaccacaaacaacccATTCCAAGCCAGTGTTGTTAAACCCCAAGAAAAGCTACCAAATGTAAATGGACAAAATTTTAAACTAATTAAAAAGATTGCTAATATAAAGTCAAAATGCAAGACAATTGTTTCCCAAAATGCAGTTGCCAACCCCAGTGTGGAAATACCAGTATGTACAAAAACCAAAGAGAAAGGAAAGGCTACATCAAGTGGAGAATCTCTGGCATTAAAGCCTTCACAGGTTAAGAAGAGTCGTAAACAAGTGCTAAAGCCCAATTTACCCGATATAAGCTATGTCGCAGAAACGTCATCTTTGTCTGCAAATGGAAAGACGAAGAAACGGGGAAGAAAGAGTTCGGCTGAATCAGAAATCGTTTATCCTGAAAAAGCAAATAGTAGTAGTCCCACTATAAATCACAAAGGATGCAGGAGAAAAAGCAAGGAAATGCCTGATTCAGAAAATTATACTCCTAAAACCTTGAGGCACACACCTAAAGGTGCTAAAGGAGGGTACAAGAAGAAAAAGAAGGGACCAGGCCGACCTAGAAAAACAAACTTGAATGAAACTCCAGATCTTTCTGAATTAGATACGCTTTTTGACGAGGTTAATAAAGAAGACCTCGAAAATGAACCAGTTGCAATGACCAAGAAAGAGGATGAAAATGTGCCTACTGTTGAACTTGATCTTTTTACTTTACCTTCTCTCAATGAACAAGTATCTGTGCTACTTACTGAGCCCCAAAACCCAAACTTTAAAGTGTATGCTAGTATGGATGCTATCTTTGTTGGGGATTCTGCATTAGGAGATGTTACCAACCAAATAGGATACATTACAGATGCAAATAATGTTGTTTATGTTAATCCTGGCCACTTTCTCTTTCCCAATGTTGAAGACCTGGAAAACTTTGTGCCTAGTCCCATACTGACAATGAAGGGAGGGAAGATTGGCATCACTCCTGTAAGACAGATATGGAAACTTAATTCAAATAAAGCGAGTTCACCAGTTGTTCTTAGAGATATTAAATTTACAAATTcaaacaatagtaaagaatccgtTAGTTCTGATGTTAGTTCTGTGAAGGTGAATGCAGATAACAAAGATTCTCAAACTACTACTGCTTCTGCAAAACAGAAAGTTAATGAGAAGCAGTTGAAAAAGACTTCTGTTATGACCAATCAAGCTGAAAATATTTTGAATGTGAAACCACTCAGAATAGTTCAACCTGATGTTGGTCAAGATATTGGGGATATGAAAACAAACAACATAATGGATGCTAGGGAAGCTGAAACATTAGTCTTTTCTAGAGAACAAAATATATCAAAACCTGCATCTGCAAGTCCAAAAGTGCATATCACAAGAAGGCAGAGAAACTCTCAATCAAGTGATGAAAAAGAGGACAACAAACTGAATTTTAATGAAAGCATTCCTGATAAGTCATCAAAAGATGATGTTTCTTTGACTGATAAAAATTTAGTTGGACAGAACGAAGATGAAGTAAATACTAAAAAATCTGATATACAAAGTAATATAATTGATATTCAAGATTTTGATTTAGAAAGCTGGAAATCTCCAGAAAGAATACGGGAAACACCAATCCTTGCATCAGACATAAAAGTTTTGAAGACCCCTGCATTGTCAGACATGGAAGGGTCTACTACCAAGGAAGAGAGAGTTTCAGATTCTTTGACTCCCCCTAAACTTAATTCTGGAACCAGTTTAGATTCTCAAGAATCTACATGCATATCTCCGTTCAAGTCAAGTAACATAATTATTACTCAAGAAGAAATGACAGGTGATTCTGGATTACCCTTGAAATCAAATTCCCAACCAATAAATTCACCATGTAAGAGTTTAAGTACAGATGTTCTTATAACTAATAAGGAAGACAATAAAACTGAAGATGCATTAAGACCTTCACCTCCGCCCGAGACCAACAAAGCCAGCCGTGAAAAGAACACAAGTTtgtttaggaggaggaggaggagatcaaGGACAAAATCAGCAGACACTGTAAATCAATCATCTTTGGCTACTCGGTGTGATGTGAAATCTGGTTGCAGTGATGACAACTTTCGACAGCAATCAAGAAGAAGAAAAAGTAGACAGCTAAGTGAGAGTTCGGTTAATCATAAAGAAATTAGACTTAATGAAGGGGATAGGCTAACAGTTTCTGATATGACATTTAGGTTGAGGATGGAACATTTACCATCGAGACTGTCTCAACTGAGTGGAAATAAAGAAGTTGATGTGAAAGATAATTTAATCGAACCTGAATGTTGTAGTTCAGTTGACCAAATGTCCTATCCTTTAACACctagaaatgcaaaaacgtctcaTTCCAGAGCAGAGTTTAGTGCAGTTGAAAGTAATTCGTTAGAAAAAGAAATTAAATGTTCATTAAAAGGAAAAGATACCAGGGAAATAAATGTCAGTTTGCATGATGAAGCTAAAAACAAAACTGGAGTGAGACTAGGgcgacagaggaggaggagaagcagtAAGTTGGTAGAAACTTTAGGAATTGAGCCACTAAAAGCAGACACTAGTACTGGAGTAATAGAAGGAGCAGCAGTTATAGAAGACAacaagacaagtgttaaagagagATTATCTGGAATAGAGACTATTGTTGAGACTAGATCAGTGAGAGAGAGGCGACCAAGTTCTAAATTACTAGAGAGTATGGAAGTGATCAGTAAAAGTCCAAAGAGAACTTATTCGCCTCACTGTACTGAACAAGAGTTTTGCACAGACCTTGTTGATCAGTCATTGATCCAAAGACAAATGCCTGTTGATACTACCGAGAAGCTTTGTATAACTCGGATTGACACGTTGTTAAATAAAAAAGAGGAGGAAAAATCTCAATGTAAAGAAAATTTGAAAGCAAAAAGTCCCACAGTTGAACAATTATCACCAGCGTCACCCTTAAAAGAAAGTGATTTGTCTCCGTCTCGTGAATGGCATGGGCGTGGTGCAAAACTAAAGGCACAGGTGCTCATTCAGGACCAACAAGCTGGAGTAACAGATTCACAGATAATTCCACCTATTCCTGATGTGGTGACACATTCCACAGATACATCTGTTACATGTAGTAGTCCTGAGCCTCTTAGTCCAAAAACTGTAACATCTACAGACAGTGAAACACAGGTAACTCCCTCCATTCCACTGCCCAGATCTCCAACCATTACTAGTTCTCCAACCGTTCTTCTTTCTCCAACCGTTCCTCTTTCTCCAACCGTTCCCCTTTCTCCGACCATTCCTCGTTCTCCGACCGTTCCTCGTTCTCCAACCGTTCCTCGTTCTCCAACCGTTCCTCGTTCTCCAACCGTTATTAGTTCTCCAACCATTACTAGTTCTCCAACTATTACTACTTCTCCAACCCTTACTAGTTCTCCAATCATTACTCCAACCAGTCCCATAGCTCCCATGTCACCCAAGTCACCCAAGTCACCCAAATCACCCAAATCACCCAAATCACCCAAATCACCCAAGTCACCCAAGTTACCCAAGTCACCTAAGACACCCAAGTCACCAAGAACTTTACAAGATAGAGAATGGCAGGCAAGAGGAGCCAAACTAAAAGCCCAGATTAAGATAAGTGATCAACAGAATAATGCAGTGGAGTGTACTGAAGAAGCATTTTCATGTAACTCTTCCAGCATAGCATTACCACCCAACAAAAAAATTAAGTTTGATAGCTCACCAGGGACAAACAGAGATATTCGTTCGTTCTTTTCTGTTCAGAAGTCTCCGGTTCATAAAAGTGATGAAAACAAATGTAAATTAAGCAGTCCTGTACACTGTAGTACTCCAATAATACCAGTCTGCAACAAGAAAAAAGTCAACAGATCTCCAAATGTGCATAATGACATAAGATCATTTTTCTCGAGTGCAAGTGTAAAAAGAAAATCATCTTCGCCACAGATGTCAACTACCAAAGTATTAAAAACAGAAGAAACCTCCATGATCAGTTCTCATAAGAAATCGCCCAAAATGCAAGATTTATGTGCTGTCCAACTCCTTCATAAAGAATGTGAACTTACAGAAAATAGAACACCTAATATGTCTGTCTCTTCTCTTCCTGTTGCTTCTTGTAACTTTGAAGGTTTTGACAGGTGCTCCCGTCAGTCGGGACTCCGAGCCAAGTCTCtgatgaggctagtgtctttgttaaGCATGAAAAGGTGGTACCACATGGGGAAATTTCCTTTTCCCATAGACCAGCTTTGTGATTGGGATGATGAAATGTTAAGTTACCTGATCTTTGATTCAAATTAA